The DNA window GGAGACCACGCCATGCTGGACCTGCGCCCCAACTGCGAATGCTGCGACCGCGACCTGCCGCCCGCGGCGGAGAACGCCTATATCTGTTCCTTCGAATGCACCTTCTGCGCGGATTGCCGCGCCCGGCTGCCGGGGCAGCGCTGCCCGAACTGCGGGGGCGAGCTGGTGCGGCGGCCGATCCGTCCGGCAGCCAAGCTGGCGGCCAACCCGCCCTCGGCCACCCGCATCGTGAAGCCGGACGGCTGCGCCGCACTTTTCTGAAGTCAGCCGAATTGCCAGCGCTGTCGCTGGCGTTCGCCGCGCAAATCGGCCAGACTGTGCCATCGCTCCCGGGGAAACGCCCCGTGCAGAGCGCAGGGACCGTCACCGCATGCTTACGCTCTACAGCTTCCCCACGCCCAACGGACGCAAGGCCTCCATCCTGCTGGAGGAGCTGGGGCTGACCTACGCCGTCCACCGCGTCGATCTGGCCGCCGGCGAGAACAAGCGGCCCGATTTCCTGGCGATCAGCCCGATCACCAAGATCCCCGCCCTGGTGGAGGTTCTGCCGGGCGGCCGGGTGCGACGCCTGTTCGGTTCCGGCGCCATCCTGCTGCATTTCGCCGAGCGCACCGGCCGCCTGCTGCCCGAGGACGAGGACGAGCGGGCGGAGGCGATGA is part of the Azospirillum lipoferum 4B genome and encodes:
- a CDS encoding DUF1272 domain-containing protein; this encodes MLDLRPNCECCDRDLPPAAENAYICSFECTFCADCRARLPGQRCPNCGGELVRRPIRPAAKLAANPPSATRIVKPDGCAALF